TTAAGAGAGGTGATATATTTATGAAGAAAAAATTTAGCATATTTATGTTGATTATATTTGCAGTATCATTTATGGCAATGTCTGTAGTATATTCTAGAGGTATTTTTAACTCACAAAATGAAGATGAGCAGCTTAGAATAGATTCTAAGAGAGAAGATGAGATGCCAAAAAGATTTAGAAAGACCACAGATACTATTAAAGAGGATGACGATCTTCCTAATTTAACTGGGTTTTCTTCATTAAATGAATCAGGGGGTGCGCAGTTTACTACAAAAAATATAGGACTTATGAAAAAGGCTATAGGCGATATGCCTATATTTATAGTAGATTTGAGAGAAGAATCCCATGGATTTATCAATCATTTTGCAGTGAGCTGGCTAGGAGAAGATGGGAAAAATAAAGGAAATAAAGGATTGACAAAGGAAGAAGTATTAAAGGATGAAGCTAAGAGATTGAATAGTATTAAATTAAAGGAACCAATTACCATAAAAAATAAAGAAATTATACCTACTAAGGTACAAAGTGAAAAAGAGTTAGTAGAAAAGAATAAAATGTTTTATGTAAGAATACCTGTTACTGACAATGAAAGACCTAGTGATGAAATGGTAGACTATTTTATAAAATTGGTAAAAAAGTTCCCTAAAGACAGTTGGGTGCACTTTCATTGTAAAGCTGGTATTGGAAGAACCACTACTTTTATGGTGATGTATGATATCATGAAAAATGGTAAACAGGTAAGTTTAGAGGATATAATGGAAAGGCAGGTCTTAATTGGAGGAAAAAATCTTCTTAAGCCTTCTTATAAACCGGGAAGTTATTCTTCAGAAAGATCTGAATTTATAAAAGATTTTTATGAATATGTAAAAGAAAACAAGGATGGATTTAATACCAACTGGTCTCAATGGGTAAAAGATAAAAGAGAGGTAGGCGTATTGGATTGGAATATAAAAATAGCATAATAATAAATAGTATAGTATTTATTATTATGGTTTTTGCAGCGGTGAATTTAAATGTAACTATAGTTATGGCAGAGAATACAAAACAAAATACAGGAAAATCCATAAGTGCCGATGAAAAAAAGATTATTTATCTAACTTTTGATGATGGTCCCAGTAATATAACCAATAATATCTTGAATATATTGAAAGAAAAAAATGTAAAGGCTACATTTTTCGTTATAGGAAATCAAATACCAGATAATGAGAATATAATAAGGAGAATCGCAAGTGAGGGACATAGTATAGGGCTTCATACCTATACTCATAAATATGGTAATATTTATAAGAGTAGTGATAATTTCATTAAGGAGATGAATATTACAGGGGATATGGTTAAAAAGATTACAGGATTGGAAAGTCATATAATAAGATTTCCAGGCGGCAGCAGAAAACATTTAAATAATAAACTTTTACAGAAATTACATGAAAATAAATTTAAAATATATGACTGGAACATACAAGCTTCCGATGGAATTAATGCTAAAACATCTCCTTATAAAATATTTAAAGAGACTACCACTAATCCAGAAAACCTTAATTCAATTATACTTTTAATGCACTGTGATTATATGCATAAAAATACTTGCATTGCTCTTCCTAAAGTAATAGATTATTATAAAAATGAGGGATATGAATTTAAAATTATAACAGAAGATACTGAAGAGCTATATTTTCCTATATCTACTAAAAGAACTTCAGGATTCTTTAAAAAAATACTTACAAATTAAAAGTCTAAGGCAAGATATTAAATTATAATATGTCTTGCCTTAAACTTTTATATTATCAATGTTTAATATTAGTTTTTATAAGTTCCATAAAGGTGTCAGGAGTAACCACTTTTATTTTAGAATTTTTATTTAATTCACTTATAACCTTTTCGATATCATCCATAGTTTTACTCCAGGCGTGTACATATACAAAAGTATAGGAGTTGGGATTAGTTATATCAGTATATCCTTTATCTGCATAAGAATTAATTTTTTCAACTAAGGTGTTGTTCCCTTCTAATTTCGACCATAGAAGATTTCTACATGAAACTATTGGTTTACCATTGCTCCACAGTATTTTTCCTTTATAGTCGTCCTGTCTGTGATAATTTAAATAAAATATGCCCTGTATATTGGGATATACGGTATACTTATCCCATAGAGCTATATTATCAAAAGACCAATTATCTAAAATTGAAATATATTTTTGATCTACATTTTTCATATAATTATTTAACCTTTTAATATTTAATTCAAGGGCATCTTCTTTAAGTTTACTGGGATACATGTAACCTGCTCCAGAAGGAGATACAATAAAGTTGTCATTGTAATCCTTTTGGGAAGCACTTTTATAATACAGCTTAAATACAGTAGGAGCCAGTTCGTATAGAGAAGGACTTATGGTGAATCCCATGTTGAATTTGCCACGGCTGGGAGAGCCATACCACTTTTTAGAGCTATAATTGTTTCCAAGAGTCCACTGTTGATTATCTCCATCTGACATAATAAATGTAACAAAATGAGTGTTCTCTTTAGGAAAACTATTTGAAGAGTTATTTTTTCGAGTTAAAGTTTGGCATGGAAATGCACTAAGTACAGTTAAATTATAGGACCAGTCTGCAGGAACTATGCTTACGCCGTGTTTTGAAGCTTCTTGTACATTTTCATATTCATCTGGCCCCCAGCCTAAACAAATGGAGTCCTTCTCCATGGAGCTAAATACTTTGTCCCGTAGGGGAAATTCTTTAGGTGTGTCTTCATAAAATACAAGACATTTACTCATTATGGCATAATCCCTTAAAGCTGTGCTTTTATTTGGAGACAGTTCAATCACAATAGAGTGGCTTAATTTAGAATTCCATAGATTATTGTAGGCCCAGTATTTATCGGTATTTCTGCAATCACCTTTCAATTTTTTTATACCATGATCTCTAAGCTTATTTTCTATGGATTCATCAATGGCTATGCAATTTTTTAAAGCTGCTAGAGAGCAGGCATTATTTATTGAAGGATCTTTAGAAGAAGAATTACTATAAAGTACATATCCCTTTACATATGATTTGAATTTGTCCAGCAAATACCAGGGATCCTTTACTATGTCATAAGTTACCCCATGATTTTGTTTTAAATCATCCAGCCATATATTGTAATCTGGGTGACTTTTGCTTAAAATATATATCTGGGAATATGAACTATTTGATATTACTCCCTGCAGAGTAGCTATCATTGTCCTTTCTTCTGGAGTTAAATTATTTTCATATATTGCGTAAAGGTGAGTAGGTTTTTTAGGGTTCTTTATATAATAGGAGTGCAGAGAAGAAGCACTTGCACCTGAATTAAATATATTGATACATAGGGTAAAAATAATAACTATGGTAAAAATTTTGTTAAGTTTATATTTTAATTTCAAAAATTACACCTCCTTAGTACTTATTATGCAAATTTTTTTAATAATTTATGTGTATATAGTATTGTTCAAAAATATATTGACAATAGATTTTTTATAACCTATCATATAAAATGTTATTGTAATTAACTGAATATTAAAAATGCAAAGAAGGGGACTAGTAAATTTTATATTCTTTTTTAGAGAGGAAACATCTGGTGAGAGTTTCTAAAGAATTATTTTGAACCTGCCCTGGAGTTTCTGTATTTTAATTATTAGAGTGCAGCGGTGATAATCGTTAAAGTTTTAAGCGAGTATATTTGGTATCAAATATATTAATCAGGGTGGTACCGCCGATATAACCTCGGTCCCTTTAGGGGATTAGGGGCTTTTTTATATTTAAAATAATTTATAAAAATTATAATTAAACTTGGAGGTAATTAAATTGGATAAAAAATTGGTAGAGCAAATAACATCCAGAGATGAGGATTTTGCTAAGTGGTATACTGATATTGTGAAAAAGGCAGAGCTGGCTGACTACTCAAGTGTAAGGGGATGTATGATAATAAGACCTTATGCTTATGCCATGTGGGAACATATCCAGGGCTATCTGGATAGAAGATTTAAAGAGACAGGTCATGAAAATGTATATATGCCCCTTTTTATTCCAGAGTCACTTCTTGAGAAGGAAAAAGATCATGTAGAAGGATTTGCTCCTGAAGTTGCCTGGGTTACTCAGGGAGGGAATGAAGAACTTACAGAAAAATTATGTGTGAGACCTACTTCAGAAACTTTATTTTGTGAACATTATGCTAAAATAGTTCAATCTTATAAGGATCTTCCAAAGTTATATAATCAATGGTGTTCTGTGGTAAGATGGGAAAAAACTACAAGGCCTTTTTTGAGAACTACTGAATTTCTGTGGCAGGAAGGTCATACAATACATGCTACTAAAGAAGAAGCAGAAGAAGAAACTATAAGGATGCTTAATATATATGAAGAACTATGCAGAGAAATGCTGGCTATTCCTGTTTTAAAAGGACAGAAAACTGAAAGTGAGAAATTTGCAGGTGGAGAAGCCACATATACCATAGAATCATTAATGCATGATGGAAAAGCGCTGCAATCCGGTACATCCCATTATTTCGGCCAAAATTTTGCAAAACCTTTTGAAATGCAATATTTAGATAAAAACGGTAAATTGCAGTATGTGTATCAAACTTCCTGGGGAATAACCACTCGTATTATAGGAGCTCTTATAATGGTACATGGAGATGACAATGGATTGGTAGTTCCGCCAAGAATAGCTCCCCTGCAGGTAATAATAGTTCCTATAGCACAGCATAAGGAGGGAGTGCTTGAGAAGGCAGATGAATTAAAAGAGGAATTAAGTAAAATTGTACGGGTAAAAATTGATGATAGTGATAAAATGCCAGGGTGGAAATTTAGTGAACATGAAATGAAAGGTGTACCTATTCGTTTAGAGGTGGGACCTAAGGATATTGCAAAAAATCAGGTAGTACTCGTAAGGAGAGATACTAGGGAGAAGATAATGGTACCTATGAGCAATCTTTGTGATGAAGTACCAGCGTTATTGGATAATATTCATAATTCTATGTTAAAAAAAGCAGAGATGTTTATAAAAGAAAATACACATAATGCTGTAGATATGGAAGAATTTAAGGCTATACAAAATAATAAAAAAGGTTTTATAAAAGCCATGTGGTGTGGGGATGCCAGGTGTGAAGAGAAAATTAAAGAACTTACTGGTGCAACTTCAAGGTGTATTCCGTTTAATCAGGAACATATTTCAGATAATTGTGTATGTTGTGGAAAGAAAGCAGATAAATTAGTTTATTGGGGCAGGGCATATTAAAATAATTATTTAGAAAATACTGCTAGATATAGATGACTTGGCAAATAGTTATAATGAAAAGAAATACTGTGAATTTTCATAGTATTTCTTTTTTATATTAATAAATAACTTTGAAAATATATTATAAAGTATTAAGAAAGAAAACATTTATTGTTATAATATAACTAGAATTATAAGTCATAGTGATGTGGAGGCTCATACAAATTATGTTGAATGGTAAAAAATTCAAAAATAATAAAT
This window of the Clostridium kluyveri DSM 555 genome carries:
- a CDS encoding fused DSP-PTPase phosphatase/NAD kinase-like protein → MKKKFSIFMLIIFAVSFMAMSVVYSRGIFNSQNEDEQLRIDSKREDEMPKRFRKTTDTIKEDDDLPNLTGFSSLNESGGAQFTTKNIGLMKKAIGDMPIFIVDLREESHGFINHFAVSWLGEDGKNKGNKGLTKEEVLKDEAKRLNSIKLKEPITIKNKEIIPTKVQSEKELVEKNKMFYVRIPVTDNERPSDEMVDYFIKLVKKFPKDSWVHFHCKAGIGRTTTFMVMYDIMKNGKQVSLEDIMERQVLIGGKNLLKPSYKPGSYSSERSEFIKDFYEYVKENKDGFNTNWSQWVKDKREVGVLDWNIKIA
- the proS gene encoding proline--tRNA ligase; its protein translation is MKLDKKLVEQITSRDEDFAKWYTDIVKKAELADYSSVRGCMIIRPYAYAMWEHIQGYLDRRFKETGHENVYMPLFIPESLLEKEKDHVEGFAPEVAWVTQGGNEELTEKLCVRPTSETLFCEHYAKIVQSYKDLPKLYNQWCSVVRWEKTTRPFLRTTEFLWQEGHTIHATKEEAEEETIRMLNIYEELCREMLAIPVLKGQKTESEKFAGGEATYTIESLMHDGKALQSGTSHYFGQNFAKPFEMQYLDKNGKLQYVYQTSWGITTRIIGALIMVHGDDNGLVVPPRIAPLQVIIVPIAQHKEGVLEKADELKEELSKIVRVKIDDSDKMPGWKFSEHEMKGVPIRLEVGPKDIAKNQVVLVRRDTREKIMVPMSNLCDEVPALLDNIHNSMLKKAEMFIKENTHNAVDMEEFKAIQNNKKGFIKAMWCGDARCEEKIKELTGATSRCIPFNQEHISDNCVCCGKKADKLVYWGRAY
- a CDS encoding GxGYxYP domain-containing protein, encoding MKLKYKLNKIFTIVIIFTLCINIFNSGASASSLHSYYIKNPKKPTHLYAIYENNLTPEERTMIATLQGVISNSSYSQIYILSKSHPDYNIWLDDLKQNHGVTYDIVKDPWYLLDKFKSYVKGYVLYSNSSSKDPSINNACSLAALKNCIAIDESIENKLRDHGIKKLKGDCRNTDKYWAYNNLWNSKLSHSIVIELSPNKSTALRDYAIMSKCLVFYEDTPKEFPLRDKVFSSMEKDSICLGWGPDEYENVQEASKHGVSIVPADWSYNLTVLSAFPCQTLTRKNNSSNSFPKENTHFVTFIMSDGDNQQWTLGNNYSSKKWYGSPSRGKFNMGFTISPSLYELAPTVFKLYYKSASQKDYNDNFIVSPSGAGYMYPSKLKEDALELNIKRLNNYMKNVDQKYISILDNWSFDNIALWDKYTVYPNIQGIFYLNYHRQDDYKGKILWSNGKPIVSCRNLLWSKLEGNNTLVEKINSYADKGYTDITNPNSYTFVYVHAWSKTMDDIEKVISELNKNSKIKVVTPDTFMELIKTNIKH
- a CDS encoding polysaccharide deacetylase family protein; the encoded protein is MEYKNSIIINSIVFIIMVFAAVNLNVTIVMAENTKQNTGKSISADEKKIIYLTFDDGPSNITNNILNILKEKNVKATFFVIGNQIPDNENIIRRIASEGHSIGLHTYTHKYGNIYKSSDNFIKEMNITGDMVKKITGLESHIIRFPGGSRKHLNNKLLQKLHENKFKIYDWNIQASDGINAKTSPYKIFKETTTNPENLNSIILLMHCDYMHKNTCIALPKVIDYYKNEGYEFKIITEDTEELYFPISTKRTSGFFKKILTN